Proteins encoded within one genomic window of Rhipicephalus sanguineus isolate Rsan-2018 unplaced genomic scaffold, BIME_Rsan_1.4 Seq8838, whole genome shotgun sequence:
- the LOC119378584 gene encoding uncharacterized protein LOC119378584, which yields MSLAEPDAQLTLGTTMPQDQADPPNIGRNSHTADAPGDAVSAVSLRLPQYWERNPTVWFLQVESQFHICRITSQLRKFHHVVSALPPTAAEEVSDILVSFRTNLPAAPYDELKAALLDRTAASERTRIQQLLSTAELGDRRPTQLLRQMMQLLGSRAHAMDNAVLRELFLQRLPSNVQMVLATASTMDLPSLAALADKVMEVATQHLQVAAVSTPSTRPPSSCAASNLTTATTSPSHIDHLCDRLEEIIVAATRQDYAPRRSRQRGRSSTPHRAGERDRSESTGPSLCYYHRRFGAEARHCLLPCAWTGNPPADH from the coding sequence ATGTCCCTCGCAGAGCCGGACGCACAACTGACACTAGGAACCACCATGCCACAAGACCAGGCAGATCCCCCTAACATCGGCCGGAATTCCCACACTGCAGACGCTCCCGGTGACGCAGTCTCTGCAGTGTCCCTACGCCTGCCACAATACTGGGAGCGCAACCCAACCGTCTGGTTCCTGCAGGTGGAATCGCAGTTCCACATCTGCCGTATAACATCGCAGCTGCGAAAATTCCACCACGTCGTCAGTGCACTGCCGCCTACTGCAGCAGAAGAGGTCTCCGACATACTGGTTTCCTTCAGGACGAACCTCCCGGCAGCTCCCTACGACGAACTCAAGGCAGCGCTGCTCGACAGAACCGCTGCATCGGAACGGACGCGAATTCAGCAGCTGCTCTCAACTGCGGAGCTCGGCGACCGGAGGCCCACGCAGCTGCTTCGTCAGATGATGCAGCTCCTCGGTTCGCGCGCCCACGCAATGGACAATGCCGTGCTACGCGAGCTGTTTCTCCAACGCTTGCCGTCCAACGTGCAAATGGTGCTGGCCACCGCTTCCACTATGGATTTGCCGTCACTCGCCGCACTCGCCGACAAAGTCATGGAAGTGGCGACGCAGCACTTGCAAGTCGCTGCCGTCAGCACTCCTTCTACACGACCCCCGTCGTCATGTGCTGCTTCTAATTTGACAACCGCTACCACCTCGCCTTCCCACATCGACCACCTCTGTGACAGGCTCGAAGAAATAATCGTGGCAGCCACGCGACAAGACTATGCTCCACGCCGTTCGCGACAACGTGGCCGATCCTCAACCCCCCACCGTGCTGGGGAACGTGATCGGAGTGAGTCTACAGGCCCAAGCTTGTGCTACTACCATCGCCGTTTTGGAGCCGAAGCCCGCCACTGCCTGTTGCCATGCGCTTGGACGGGAAACCCGCCGGCCGACCactag